Proteins co-encoded in one Echeneis naucrates chromosome 22, fEcheNa1.1, whole genome shotgun sequence genomic window:
- the LOC115036389 gene encoding transcription factor Sp3-like isoform X1, translating into MTAPEQPLKQGEMASADVDSSQSEFLQPGGAAETQTTDMSAIQLTGSDRWEVLTPVSTGKEDQGVVHIPNSGIVTPNGQYVLPIGSLPSQPIYVTASGNEATANGVSGIQYQVIPQIQNADGTLAGFPTQGLDDGTGQIQLLQDGSQGSIGLSCATTASTDLLTQAGQVQSIQGVPYTSTVPVGLPGNITFVPINSVDLESLGLTGAQTVPIATGVTPEGQLIMSSQALESQTQDAGGKQSLVTVSDANQELYVPTTTTTSSSNSSQLPETIDGTGVLTQATAVSAGVSDPSSENFNSHNHLQQIQVSSSNATTISQPILQLSGDSQAQVAQVAPGQDLTATGQTLQSVQLVNPGTFLIQAQTVTATGQIQWQTFQVQGVQSLQGLQLPQGQGQAQQLTLAPVQTLPLGQAGQVSLPNLQTVTVNSVTQSGVQYTQGEDANSPAGIQIKEEPDSEEWQLSGDSTLNPSDLNNLRVQMGDEDMETPSGEGKRLRRVACTCPNCKESGGRGSGMGKKKQHICHIAGCGKVYGKTSHLRAHLRWHSGERPFVCNWMFCGKRFTRSDELQRHRRTHTGEKKFVCTECSKRFMRSDHLAKHIKTHQNKKGGVPSSTSPPTTDAVIATDGTTLILQTTTTHDLVANQEIPLQLVTVAPGEVME; encoded by the exons ATGACTG CGCCAGAGCAGCCTCTGAAACAAGGAGAAATGGCGTCCGCGGACGTGGACAGCAGTCAAAGCGAGTTTCTGCAACCCGGCGGCGCAGCGGAAACACAG ACAACAGACATGTCAGCCATTCAGCTGACGGGTTCAGACCGATGGGAGGTGTTGACTCCGGTCTCAACTGGGAAAGAGGACCAGGGAGTTGTTCACATTCCAAACTCTGGCATCGTCACGCCCAACGGGCAGTATGTGCTTCCTATTGGGAGTCTTCCCAGCCAGCCCATTTACGTTACGGCATCTGGGAATGAGGCTACAGCCAATGGAGTGTCAGGCATTCAGTATCAG GTCATCCCCCAAATCCAAAACGCAGATGGGACGCTTGCCGGATTCCCAACACAGGGATTGGATGATGGCACAGGGCAGATCCAGCTTCTCCAAGATGGCAGTCAGGGCAGCATTGGGCTCAGTTGTGCCACAACTGCAAGCACAGACCTCCTGACGCAGGCGGGGCAAGTACAGTCAATTCAAGGCGTCCCGTATACCAGCACAGTGCCCGTGGGGCTCCCCGGCAACATAACGTTCGTCCCAATAAACAGTGTAGATCTGGAGTCACTAGGGCTCACTGGGGCACAGACGGTCCCCATCGCCACCGGGGTAACACCTGAGGGCCAGCTTATTATGAGCAGCCAAGCGCTGGAGAGTCAGACTCAGGATGCCGGCGGCAAGCAATCGCTGGTGACGGTCAGCGACGCCAACCAAGAACTCTACGtgccaaccaccaccaccacttcctcctccaacTCTTCCCAACTCCCCGAGACGATCGATGGCACTGGAGTTCTGACTCAGGCGACTGCTGTGTCTGCAGGCGTGTCCGACCCCTCTTCAGAGAACTTCAACTCCCACAACCACCTGCAGCAGATCCAG GTGTCATCCTCTAATGCCACTACTATCTCCCAGCCAATCCTACAACTGTCCGGGGACAGTCAGGCCCAGGTGGCTCAGGTGGCTCCGGGCCAGGACCTAACCGCAACAGGTCAGACTCTACAAAGTGTGCAGCTGGTCAATCCTGGGACTTTCCTCATCCAGGCCCAAACTGTCACAGCTACGGGACAGATCCAGTGGCAGACCTTCCAG GTACAGGGTGTCCAGTCACTCCAGGGGCTCCAGTTGCCCCAGGGCCAGGGTCAGGCACAGCAGCTGACCTTAGCGCCAGTCCAGACCCTCCCTCTGGGCCAGGCAGGGCAGGTCAGCCTGCCCAACCTCCAGACTGTCACAGTCAACTCTGTAACACAAAGTGGAGTTCAGTACACACAAGGAGAGGATGCAAACAGTCCAGCTG GCATCCAGATAAAAGAGGAGCCGGACTCTGAGGAGTGGCAACTAAGCGGAGACTCCACGCTGAACCCCAGCGACCTGAACAACCTGCGCGTTCAGATGGGAGACGAGGACATGGAGACACCGagcggggagggaaagaggCTCCGCAGGGTAGCCTGCACCTGCCCCAACTGCAAAGAGTCTGGAGGAAG AGGTTCGGGCATGGGGAAGAAGAAGCAGCACATCTGCCACATCGCCGGCTGCGGGAAAGTTTATGGGAAGACGTCCCATCTCCGAGCTCACCTGCGCTGGCACAGCGGGGAGAGACCCTTCGTCTGCAACTGGATGTTCTGCGGGAAGAGATTCACCAGGAGCGAcgagctgcagagacacaggaggacacacacag GAGAGAAGAAGTTTGTGTGCACAGAGTGTTCGAAGAGGTTTATGCGAAGCGACCACCTGGCCAAGCACATAAAGACTCACCAGAATAAAAAAGGCGGCGTTCCTTCGTCCACATCTCCGCCCACCACGGATGCCGTTATCGCTACCGATGGAACCACACTCATCCTCCAGACCACCACTACCCACGACCTCGTAGCCAATCAGGAGATCCCTTTGCAGCTGGTCACTGTGGCGCCTGGTGAGGTCATGGAATGA
- the LOC115036389 gene encoding transcription factor Sp3-like isoform X2, whose product MASADVDSSQSEFLQPGGAAETQTTDMSAIQLTGSDRWEVLTPVSTGKEDQGVVHIPNSGIVTPNGQYVLPIGSLPSQPIYVTASGNEATANGVSGIQYQVIPQIQNADGTLAGFPTQGLDDGTGQIQLLQDGSQGSIGLSCATTASTDLLTQAGQVQSIQGVPYTSTVPVGLPGNITFVPINSVDLESLGLTGAQTVPIATGVTPEGQLIMSSQALESQTQDAGGKQSLVTVSDANQELYVPTTTTTSSSNSSQLPETIDGTGVLTQATAVSAGVSDPSSENFNSHNHLQQIQVSSSNATTISQPILQLSGDSQAQVAQVAPGQDLTATGQTLQSVQLVNPGTFLIQAQTVTATGQIQWQTFQVQGVQSLQGLQLPQGQGQAQQLTLAPVQTLPLGQAGQVSLPNLQTVTVNSVTQSGVQYTQGEDANSPAGIQIKEEPDSEEWQLSGDSTLNPSDLNNLRVQMGDEDMETPSGEGKRLRRVACTCPNCKESGGRGSGMGKKKQHICHIAGCGKVYGKTSHLRAHLRWHSGERPFVCNWMFCGKRFTRSDELQRHRRTHTGEKKFVCTECSKRFMRSDHLAKHIKTHQNKKGGVPSSTSPPTTDAVIATDGTTLILQTTTTHDLVANQEIPLQLVTVAPGEVME is encoded by the exons ATGGCGTCCGCGGACGTGGACAGCAGTCAAAGCGAGTTTCTGCAACCCGGCGGCGCAGCGGAAACACAG ACAACAGACATGTCAGCCATTCAGCTGACGGGTTCAGACCGATGGGAGGTGTTGACTCCGGTCTCAACTGGGAAAGAGGACCAGGGAGTTGTTCACATTCCAAACTCTGGCATCGTCACGCCCAACGGGCAGTATGTGCTTCCTATTGGGAGTCTTCCCAGCCAGCCCATTTACGTTACGGCATCTGGGAATGAGGCTACAGCCAATGGAGTGTCAGGCATTCAGTATCAG GTCATCCCCCAAATCCAAAACGCAGATGGGACGCTTGCCGGATTCCCAACACAGGGATTGGATGATGGCACAGGGCAGATCCAGCTTCTCCAAGATGGCAGTCAGGGCAGCATTGGGCTCAGTTGTGCCACAACTGCAAGCACAGACCTCCTGACGCAGGCGGGGCAAGTACAGTCAATTCAAGGCGTCCCGTATACCAGCACAGTGCCCGTGGGGCTCCCCGGCAACATAACGTTCGTCCCAATAAACAGTGTAGATCTGGAGTCACTAGGGCTCACTGGGGCACAGACGGTCCCCATCGCCACCGGGGTAACACCTGAGGGCCAGCTTATTATGAGCAGCCAAGCGCTGGAGAGTCAGACTCAGGATGCCGGCGGCAAGCAATCGCTGGTGACGGTCAGCGACGCCAACCAAGAACTCTACGtgccaaccaccaccaccacttcctcctccaacTCTTCCCAACTCCCCGAGACGATCGATGGCACTGGAGTTCTGACTCAGGCGACTGCTGTGTCTGCAGGCGTGTCCGACCCCTCTTCAGAGAACTTCAACTCCCACAACCACCTGCAGCAGATCCAG GTGTCATCCTCTAATGCCACTACTATCTCCCAGCCAATCCTACAACTGTCCGGGGACAGTCAGGCCCAGGTGGCTCAGGTGGCTCCGGGCCAGGACCTAACCGCAACAGGTCAGACTCTACAAAGTGTGCAGCTGGTCAATCCTGGGACTTTCCTCATCCAGGCCCAAACTGTCACAGCTACGGGACAGATCCAGTGGCAGACCTTCCAG GTACAGGGTGTCCAGTCACTCCAGGGGCTCCAGTTGCCCCAGGGCCAGGGTCAGGCACAGCAGCTGACCTTAGCGCCAGTCCAGACCCTCCCTCTGGGCCAGGCAGGGCAGGTCAGCCTGCCCAACCTCCAGACTGTCACAGTCAACTCTGTAACACAAAGTGGAGTTCAGTACACACAAGGAGAGGATGCAAACAGTCCAGCTG GCATCCAGATAAAAGAGGAGCCGGACTCTGAGGAGTGGCAACTAAGCGGAGACTCCACGCTGAACCCCAGCGACCTGAACAACCTGCGCGTTCAGATGGGAGACGAGGACATGGAGACACCGagcggggagggaaagaggCTCCGCAGGGTAGCCTGCACCTGCCCCAACTGCAAAGAGTCTGGAGGAAG AGGTTCGGGCATGGGGAAGAAGAAGCAGCACATCTGCCACATCGCCGGCTGCGGGAAAGTTTATGGGAAGACGTCCCATCTCCGAGCTCACCTGCGCTGGCACAGCGGGGAGAGACCCTTCGTCTGCAACTGGATGTTCTGCGGGAAGAGATTCACCAGGAGCGAcgagctgcagagacacaggaggacacacacag GAGAGAAGAAGTTTGTGTGCACAGAGTGTTCGAAGAGGTTTATGCGAAGCGACCACCTGGCCAAGCACATAAAGACTCACCAGAATAAAAAAGGCGGCGTTCCTTCGTCCACATCTCCGCCCACCACGGATGCCGTTATCGCTACCGATGGAACCACACTCATCCTCCAGACCACCACTACCCACGACCTCGTAGCCAATCAGGAGATCCCTTTGCAGCTGGTCACTGTGGCGCCTGGTGAGGTCATGGAATGA
- the LOC115036389 gene encoding transcription factor Sp3-like isoform X3 — translation MSAIQLTGSDRWEVLTPVSTGKEDQGVVHIPNSGIVTPNGQYVLPIGSLPSQPIYVTASGNEATANGVSGIQYQVIPQIQNADGTLAGFPTQGLDDGTGQIQLLQDGSQGSIGLSCATTASTDLLTQAGQVQSIQGVPYTSTVPVGLPGNITFVPINSVDLESLGLTGAQTVPIATGVTPEGQLIMSSQALESQTQDAGGKQSLVTVSDANQELYVPTTTTTSSSNSSQLPETIDGTGVLTQATAVSAGVSDPSSENFNSHNHLQQIQVSSSNATTISQPILQLSGDSQAQVAQVAPGQDLTATGQTLQSVQLVNPGTFLIQAQTVTATGQIQWQTFQVQGVQSLQGLQLPQGQGQAQQLTLAPVQTLPLGQAGQVSLPNLQTVTVNSVTQSGVQYTQGEDANSPAGIQIKEEPDSEEWQLSGDSTLNPSDLNNLRVQMGDEDMETPSGEGKRLRRVACTCPNCKESGGRGSGMGKKKQHICHIAGCGKVYGKTSHLRAHLRWHSGERPFVCNWMFCGKRFTRSDELQRHRRTHTGEKKFVCTECSKRFMRSDHLAKHIKTHQNKKGGVPSSTSPPTTDAVIATDGTTLILQTTTTHDLVANQEIPLQLVTVAPGEVME, via the exons ATGTCAGCCATTCAGCTGACGGGTTCAGACCGATGGGAGGTGTTGACTCCGGTCTCAACTGGGAAAGAGGACCAGGGAGTTGTTCACATTCCAAACTCTGGCATCGTCACGCCCAACGGGCAGTATGTGCTTCCTATTGGGAGTCTTCCCAGCCAGCCCATTTACGTTACGGCATCTGGGAATGAGGCTACAGCCAATGGAGTGTCAGGCATTCAGTATCAG GTCATCCCCCAAATCCAAAACGCAGATGGGACGCTTGCCGGATTCCCAACACAGGGATTGGATGATGGCACAGGGCAGATCCAGCTTCTCCAAGATGGCAGTCAGGGCAGCATTGGGCTCAGTTGTGCCACAACTGCAAGCACAGACCTCCTGACGCAGGCGGGGCAAGTACAGTCAATTCAAGGCGTCCCGTATACCAGCACAGTGCCCGTGGGGCTCCCCGGCAACATAACGTTCGTCCCAATAAACAGTGTAGATCTGGAGTCACTAGGGCTCACTGGGGCACAGACGGTCCCCATCGCCACCGGGGTAACACCTGAGGGCCAGCTTATTATGAGCAGCCAAGCGCTGGAGAGTCAGACTCAGGATGCCGGCGGCAAGCAATCGCTGGTGACGGTCAGCGACGCCAACCAAGAACTCTACGtgccaaccaccaccaccacttcctcctccaacTCTTCCCAACTCCCCGAGACGATCGATGGCACTGGAGTTCTGACTCAGGCGACTGCTGTGTCTGCAGGCGTGTCCGACCCCTCTTCAGAGAACTTCAACTCCCACAACCACCTGCAGCAGATCCAG GTGTCATCCTCTAATGCCACTACTATCTCCCAGCCAATCCTACAACTGTCCGGGGACAGTCAGGCCCAGGTGGCTCAGGTGGCTCCGGGCCAGGACCTAACCGCAACAGGTCAGACTCTACAAAGTGTGCAGCTGGTCAATCCTGGGACTTTCCTCATCCAGGCCCAAACTGTCACAGCTACGGGACAGATCCAGTGGCAGACCTTCCAG GTACAGGGTGTCCAGTCACTCCAGGGGCTCCAGTTGCCCCAGGGCCAGGGTCAGGCACAGCAGCTGACCTTAGCGCCAGTCCAGACCCTCCCTCTGGGCCAGGCAGGGCAGGTCAGCCTGCCCAACCTCCAGACTGTCACAGTCAACTCTGTAACACAAAGTGGAGTTCAGTACACACAAGGAGAGGATGCAAACAGTCCAGCTG GCATCCAGATAAAAGAGGAGCCGGACTCTGAGGAGTGGCAACTAAGCGGAGACTCCACGCTGAACCCCAGCGACCTGAACAACCTGCGCGTTCAGATGGGAGACGAGGACATGGAGACACCGagcggggagggaaagaggCTCCGCAGGGTAGCCTGCACCTGCCCCAACTGCAAAGAGTCTGGAGGAAG AGGTTCGGGCATGGGGAAGAAGAAGCAGCACATCTGCCACATCGCCGGCTGCGGGAAAGTTTATGGGAAGACGTCCCATCTCCGAGCTCACCTGCGCTGGCACAGCGGGGAGAGACCCTTCGTCTGCAACTGGATGTTCTGCGGGAAGAGATTCACCAGGAGCGAcgagctgcagagacacaggaggacacacacag GAGAGAAGAAGTTTGTGTGCACAGAGTGTTCGAAGAGGTTTATGCGAAGCGACCACCTGGCCAAGCACATAAAGACTCACCAGAATAAAAAAGGCGGCGTTCCTTCGTCCACATCTCCGCCCACCACGGATGCCGTTATCGCTACCGATGGAACCACACTCATCCTCCAGACCACCACTACCCACGACCTCGTAGCCAATCAGGAGATCCCTTTGCAGCTGGTCACTGTGGCGCCTGGTGAGGTCATGGAATGA